From one Lycium barbarum isolate Lr01 chromosome 6, ASM1917538v2, whole genome shotgun sequence genomic stretch:
- the LOC132644391 gene encoding protein LSD1-like: protein MQSQLVCSGCRTILLYPRGATNVCCAVCNALTPVPPPGMEMAQLICGGCRTLLMHPRGATSVRCACCHTVNLVPGPNQFAHVNCGNCRTMLMYPCGAPSVKCAICHYITHVNAGDGRVPVPVHTSINGATSSAGPSSSTATARSQNQTVVVQNPMSLDESGKLVSNVVVGVTTTT from the exons ATGCAGAGTCAATTGGTGTGCAGTGGGTGTAGGACAATTCTTCTTTATCCCAGAGGTGCTACTAATGTCTGCTGTGCAGTGTGCAATGCCCTCACCCCTGTCCCACCTCCTG GAATGGAAATGGCTCAACTAATATGTGGAGGCTGTCGCACCTTATTGATGCATCCACGTGGGGCAACTAGTGTGAGATGCGCCTGTTGTCATACGGTGAACCTTGTGCCGG GTCCTAACCAATTTGCTCATGTCAACTGTGGAAACTGTCGTACTATGCTGATGTATCCGTGCGGAGCTCCATCAGTTAAATGCGCCATATGCCATTATATCACACACGTTAAT GCCGGAGATGGAAGAGTCCCAGTTCCGGTGCACACCTCTATTAATGGTGCTACATCCTCTGCAGGACCCTCTTCTTCAACA GCTACAGCCCGTTCACAGAATCAAACCGTGGTCGTTCAGAACCCTATGTCTTTAGATGAAAGTGGCAAGTTG GTGAGCAATGTTGTTGTTGGTGTGACGACGACGACCTAG